One Thermococcus kodakarensis KOD1 genomic window carries:
- a CDS encoding DNA-directed RNA polymerase subunit L, with product MRIEVIRREENLLEFYLEGEDHTFANLLTETLHENEHVTFAGYTIEHPITMARKPRFKVVTDGKITPEKALEEAAQKIFDRAREVLEAWKAAIE from the coding sequence ATGAGGATTGAGGTCATAAGGCGTGAAGAGAACCTCCTTGAGTTCTATCTTGAGGGAGAGGATCACACCTTTGCCAACCTGCTCACCGAGACCCTCCACGAGAACGAGCACGTTACCTTTGCAGGATACACCATCGAGCACCCGATAACGATGGCCAGGAAGCCGCGCTTCAAGGTCGTTACCGACGGAAAAATAACGCCCGAGAAGGCCCTCGAAGAGGCGGCGCAGAAGATATTTGACAGGGCCAGAGAAGTCCTTGAGGCCTGGAAAGCGGCTATAGAGTGA
- a CDS encoding DUF2067 family protein: MRAKRVITIHVRDDREKEEFMRELQRLRLPAFIYVHGKLDSLKINVQGTKDEIREAIQKIREIHTRVRAKLYPDRMGLYRYKVDDLLREAGTSVSTPIIVKTLELLGERVELKDDEIVTSMPWEEAVEVTSRLGEALAEIALQTTRQIREVVLPVAIAYDLDPEEVLERLVELGLAEWKEDKFKYELVKNKEQALEELLKALEGDENED, encoded by the coding sequence ATGAGGGCCAAGAGGGTTATAACGATCCACGTTAGGGACGACAGGGAGAAGGAGGAGTTCATGAGGGAACTCCAGAGGCTCCGTCTTCCAGCGTTCATCTACGTTCACGGCAAGCTGGACTCGCTCAAGATAAACGTCCAGGGCACGAAGGACGAGATCAGGGAGGCCATTCAGAAGATACGAGAAATCCACACGAGGGTCAGGGCAAAGCTCTATCCCGACAGAATGGGTCTCTACCGCTACAAGGTGGACGACCTGCTCCGGGAGGCTGGAACCAGCGTCTCAACTCCCATAATCGTCAAAACCCTTGAGCTCTTAGGCGAAAGGGTTGAGCTAAAGGACGACGAGATTGTTACCTCAATGCCCTGGGAGGAGGCTGTGGAAGTAACTTCCCGCCTCGGAGAGGCTTTAGCGGAGATAGCCCTTCAGACGACCAGGCAGATAAGGGAGGTCGTCCTGCCCGTTGCAATAGCCTACGACCTTGACCCCGAGGAAGTTCTTGAGAGGCTCGTTGAGCTGGGTCTGGCCGAGTGGAAGGAAGATAAGTTTAAATACGAACTCGTGAAGAACAAGGAGCAGGCGCTTGAAGAGTTGCTGAAAGCCCTTGAAGGTGATGAGAATGAGGATTGA
- a CDS encoding exosome complex RNA-binding protein Csl4 — protein sequence MDEKKTVKNGDLVLPGDYLGVIEEFLPGDGVREENGELYATRAGKVRIDSDKMEISVEPVTDVPPLPRVGDVVIGRVVEVKPQAVIVQIISIEGRENDREIATSKLAGIHISEIKEGFVEDITKEFKIGDVIRARVIANEKSPIQLSTKGPDLGVVYALCSRCRTPLIRRGDKLICPRCGNVETRKLSSLYRKLKVSL from the coding sequence ATGGATGAGAAAAAGACCGTGAAGAACGGCGACCTCGTACTGCCCGGGGATTATCTTGGTGTTATCGAGGAGTTCCTTCCTGGAGATGGTGTCAGGGAGGAGAACGGTGAGCTTTACGCCACTAGGGCTGGTAAAGTAAGAATAGACTCCGACAAAATGGAGATAAGCGTTGAACCCGTAACCGACGTCCCGCCGCTTCCCAGGGTTGGAGACGTGGTCATAGGTAGGGTCGTTGAGGTGAAGCCTCAGGCCGTAATAGTCCAGATCATCAGCATTGAGGGCAGGGAGAACGACAGGGAGATAGCCACTTCAAAGCTAGCAGGGATACACATCTCCGAGATAAAGGAGGGCTTCGTCGAGGACATCACCAAGGAGTTTAAGATTGGGGACGTAATAAGGGCGAGGGTAATCGCCAACGAGAAGAGTCCGATACAGCTGAGTACGAAGGGTCCTGATCTGGGTGTCGTCTATGCCCTCTGCTCCCGCTGCAGGACGCCGCTGATAAGGCGCGGCGACAAGCTTATCTGCCCGCGCTGTGGAAACGTCGAGACGAGAAAGCTTTCATCACTGTATAGAAAACTGAAGGTGTCTCTATGA
- a CDS encoding threonine--tRNA ligase yields MRMLLIHSDYLEYEVKDKALKNPEPISDEQKTGRLDEVLAVFISVEKVDETNPDEVVEKAVKEIEDVASQIKAERIFVYPFAHLSSELAKPDVALEVLRKIEEKLREKGYEVKRAPFGYYKAFKLSCKGHPLAELSRTIVPEKAVSKEERNIALEKEEKELKSYWYILTPEGELIDVDKFDFTGHENLKKFVNYEIAKNRVADREPPHVRLMLEQELVDYEPGSDAGNLRYYPKGRLIKSLLEQYVTEKVIEYGAMEVETPIMYDFEHPALEKYLNRFPARQYVVKSGDKKFFLRFAACFGQFLIKKDATISYRNLPLRMYELTRYSFRREKSGELSGLRRLRAFTMPDMHTVARDLKQAMDEFKKQYKLSMEVLKGVGLTPEDYEVAIRFTRDFWEQNRDFIVELAKIIGKPVLIEMWDQRFFYFILKFEFNFVDNLDKAAALSTVQIDVENAERFGIKYYDEEGKERTPLILHCSPSGAIERVMYAILEKQAKLQEKGIKPMYPLWLSPIQVRVIPVSDEVMDYALYVAGKLEGAKIRVDVDDTGDRLNKKIRKAEKEWIPYIIVVGRNEKEQNTVTVRRRSDGRQVEMQLEDLIREIKGQTEGFPYKPRPLPLLLSRRPKFRG; encoded by the coding sequence ATGAGAATGCTCCTTATACACTCGGACTACCTCGAGTACGAGGTCAAGGACAAGGCCCTGAAGAACCCAGAGCCTATAAGCGACGAGCAGAAGACGGGAAGGCTCGACGAGGTTCTGGCGGTCTTTATCAGCGTTGAGAAGGTTGATGAGACAAACCCCGACGAAGTTGTCGAGAAGGCCGTTAAGGAGATAGAGGACGTTGCTTCCCAGATAAAGGCCGAAAGGATATTCGTCTATCCATTTGCCCACCTCAGCAGTGAGCTCGCCAAGCCTGACGTAGCCCTCGAAGTTCTCCGCAAGATCGAGGAAAAACTGAGGGAGAAGGGCTACGAGGTCAAGCGCGCTCCCTTCGGCTACTACAAGGCCTTCAAGTTAAGCTGCAAGGGACACCCGCTTGCTGAGCTCAGCAGGACGATAGTTCCGGAGAAAGCGGTAAGCAAGGAGGAGCGCAACATAGCCCTCGAAAAGGAGGAGAAGGAGCTCAAGAGCTACTGGTACATCCTCACGCCCGAAGGCGAGCTGATTGACGTTGACAAGTTCGATTTCACCGGCCACGAGAACCTGAAGAAGTTCGTGAACTACGAGATAGCCAAGAACAGGGTCGCCGATAGGGAGCCGCCCCACGTCAGGCTCATGCTTGAGCAGGAGCTTGTGGACTACGAGCCGGGAAGCGACGCCGGAAACCTCCGCTACTATCCAAAGGGCAGGCTCATAAAATCACTCCTGGAGCAGTACGTCACCGAGAAGGTCATCGAGTACGGTGCTATGGAAGTCGAGACGCCGATCATGTACGACTTCGAGCACCCTGCGCTTGAGAAGTACCTGAATCGCTTCCCCGCCAGGCAGTACGTCGTCAAGAGCGGGGACAAGAAGTTCTTCCTCAGGTTTGCGGCCTGCTTCGGCCAGTTCCTCATAAAGAAGGACGCCACGATAAGCTACCGCAACCTCCCGCTGAGGATGTACGAGCTGACGAGGTACTCCTTCAGGCGCGAGAAGAGCGGTGAGCTTTCTGGCCTCAGGAGGCTCAGGGCCTTCACGATGCCCGATATGCACACGGTAGCTAGAGACCTCAAGCAGGCCATGGACGAGTTCAAGAAGCAGTACAAGCTCAGCATGGAAGTCCTCAAGGGCGTTGGACTAACTCCAGAGGATTACGAGGTTGCAATAAGGTTCACGCGCGACTTCTGGGAGCAGAACAGGGACTTCATCGTCGAGCTGGCCAAGATAATAGGCAAGCCCGTCCTCATCGAGATGTGGGACCAGAGGTTCTTCTACTTCATCCTCAAGTTCGAGTTCAACTTCGTTGACAACCTCGACAAGGCTGCAGCTCTGAGCACCGTCCAGATAGACGTCGAGAACGCCGAGCGCTTCGGCATAAAGTACTACGACGAGGAGGGCAAGGAGAGAACCCCGCTCATACTCCACTGCTCGCCTAGCGGAGCAATCGAGAGGGTCATGTACGCTATCCTCGAGAAGCAGGCCAAGCTCCAGGAGAAGGGCATCAAACCGATGTACCCGCTCTGGCTCAGCCCGATACAGGTTCGCGTTATCCCGGTCAGCGACGAGGTAATGGACTACGCCCTCTACGTGGCAGGTAAGCTCGAGGGCGCCAAGATAAGGGTTGACGTGGACGACACGGGCGACAGGCTCAACAAGAAGATAAGGAAGGCGGAGAAGGAGTGGATTCCGTACATCATCGTCGTTGGAAGGAACGAGAAGGAGCAGAACACCGTCACCGTCAGAAGGAGGAGCGACGGAAGGCAGGTCGAGATGCAGCTCGAAGACCTGATCAGGGAGATAAAGGGGCAGACAGAGGGGTTCCCGTACAAGCCGAGGCCCCTACCACTGCTCCTCAGCAGAAGGCCGAAGTTCAGAGGTTGA